A section of the Candidatus Thermoplasmatota archaeon genome encodes:
- a CDS encoding aldo/keto reductase, with product WQMHGLTNPAGWEKAMGPEGALEALIEARDEGWVRFLGVTGHGSKVPAMHKQSLERFDFDTVQLPYNYMMMQNPRYAADFNELVEMCRNRNAAVQTMKSIARWPCRGGSKTYNTYFYEPLETQDAIDKSVQWSLGFQDSFLITTGDMQLLPKVLDAANRFEARPSEADMVALAEEFAIQPVFK from the coding sequence CTGGCAGATGCACGGCCTGACCAATCCGGCGGGATGGGAAAAGGCGATGGGGCCCGAGGGTGCCTTGGAGGCCCTTATTGAAGCGCGTGACGAAGGTTGGGTACGGTTTCTGGGAGTGACTGGCCACGGTAGCAAAGTGCCGGCAATGCATAAACAAAGCTTGGAGCGATTTGATTTCGATACGGTCCAATTGCCGTACAACTATATGATGATGCAGAATCCCCGTTATGCAGCTGACTTCAATGAGTTGGTTGAGATGTGCCGGAATCGCAATGCTGCGGTACAAACCATGAAATCCATTGCTCGGTGGCCGTGTCGGGGTGGTTCCAAGACTTACAATACGTACTTCTATGAACCGTTAGAGACCCAGGATGCCATCGATAAGTCGGTGCAGTGGTCATTGGGCTTTCAGGACAGCTTTCTGATCACAACGGGCGATATGCAGCTTCTGCCCAAGGTGTTGGATGCAGCCAATCGATTCGAAGCACGTCCGTCGGAGGCAGACATGGTCGCGCTCGCGGAGGAATTTGCCATTCAACCGGTCTTCAAGTAG